GTAGTTTTCTGTAGGAAACAACGGACCACTAGGGAGGGTTTGTGCGGCAACACCGCCCTTAACTGGGCTGTTGCCATCAGGAAATATGTCAGTCCCATCCAGCAGTTCATTGCTTTCTGCAAACCAGTCGCCTACAAACACAGCCTGTAATTCGAGCACTACCGGACCGCTTAAACACACCATCAGGTCGTGCCATTGCAAATTTCGGTGACCGTAACCGGCGTCGACAATATTTTGTGACCCGGTATAGGCGATCCGGCCGTCGATAACAACAATCTTGCGATGATTACGCAGATCAATACGCGAAACCCAGGCACGTAACAAACTGACCGGCAATGCCGGGTATAGCTTGATACCCGATTTAATCAGCCGCTGTGACATCCTTCTCAAAAATTGTCTGGAACCCTGGGCATCTGCCAACAGGCGACACTCGACCCCGCGTGACACCGCACGCTCAAGCGCCACCATGATACGTTCCCCTGTCTCATCTACGGAAAATATATAGACCAGAATATGCACATGATGTTGTGCGGCATTGATATTCTCGACCATCAGGTCGATCACCACATCCGTATCGGCCAGCAATGTTGCTTTGTTACCGGACATAATGGGCATGTAGCCCAACCGTTCAGCCAGCTTGACCGTCGGCAGAAATTCCTGATCCACAATCGAGGACACATTTCCCCTGTGGGACATGTACCGCTTGCGTACATATTCCAGTCTTGTCAGTAGCGCCTTGCGTTTCGTCAATCGTCGATGCGGTAACCGGTTCTCGCCAATAAACAGGTATAACAGTAGCCCCGGCCAGGGCAGGAAAAAGATGACCAGTAGCCAGGTCATCGCCGTGCGTGGTGGGTGACGTTCGATCACAAGGCCCAGCATGACCAGTCTTACCAGCCATTCGCTGATATAATACAGCAATGACCAGGATGGAATGAATTCGTCGCTCATAGTATCCTTGCGCTCATCGCCATGGTGGATAGCTATTCACTGCGAAGCTCTTTCCGCAACTGTCTCAGTTTCTCCTGGTACACCTCGACATCCCCATAATCAGCGAAGCTTTCGGTCCGGTAATGTGGATTGGGAGTACGACGCGCATGTTTAATCGGGCACCAGTATTGCTCTGTTCTTGCAACAACCTCACGAACGTATTCGATAAGACCGTTACCATAACCACAGTACACACAATTGAATTTCTCAATTGCATTCAGATAGGCGAGATGTTGACGGTCTATCACCAGATAATCCGCACGCTTCACCAGAGGAATACCATAAATACGAAAACAGATCTGCTGATAGAGAAAAATCGCCAGATCCAGTAACAGAAGTGGAAACACAACACTGTAGATCACAGGTGCGGTCAATAGATGTACCAGCCTGGCATTGCGCAGATAAGTCCAGAGTCCGGTACGGTAACGTCGGTTAAATTTATGGACACCCTCATCAAAGATAACCCTGCCTTTTTTTAGTGTGTATTTAAATTGGGCACGCTTCTCGAACAGTAGCTGCTCAAACTCCTGTTCGAGTTGAAACTGGAGCTTGTGTATGTGATCGAGTATTTCATCAATTTTATATCGCGGCATGGTCAAGTCCTCTTGCCAGATTCTCTGTGTTAACGGATTCCACCACATCTCCATGCGAGTGGTTCTATGGACAGTGATAAAGTGACGCTTATATTCAGTGATAGATTTCCCAATCACTCCATCCGTTACAGAGATGTGTCTGTTTAAATGGATTTGTGTGACAAGCACCTCACTATGGCATTATAGCTAGTGTAGTGTCCTATATTGTTTGGCGTTTTAGGTAAATGAAAACAGACA
This genomic interval from bacterium BMS3Abin11 contains the following:
- the cls gene encoding cardiolipin synthase is translated as MSDEFIPSWSLLYYISEWLVRLVMLGLVIERHPPRTAMTWLLVIFFLPWPGLLLYLFIGENRLPHRRLTKRKALLTRLEYVRKRYMSHRGNVSSIVDQEFLPTVKLAERLGYMPIMSGNKATLLADTDVVIDLMVENINAAQHHVHILVYIFSVDETGERIMVALERAVSRGVECRLLADAQGSRQFLRRMSQRLIKSGIKLYPALPVSLLRAWVSRIDLRNHRKIVVIDGRIAYTGSQNIVDAGYGHRNLQWHDLMVCLSGPVVLELQAVFVGDWFAESNELLDGTDIFPDGNSPVKGGVAAQTLPSGPLFPTENYQRLAVAALYATRRKVTITTPYFVPDEVFLEAMETVALRGVLVELIVPLHSDQILVGNAARGYYERLLKSGVTIYLFNKGLLHAKSMTIDDSLAFLGSSNFDIRSFALNFEINMIFYDAGFAKSLRQQQDWYRAHSQQLTLTRWQQRPRLQRIMQNIIKLLSPLL